The DNA sequence cgcaaatattttgcgaacgaaacacCAATTCGTCAAACCTTTTGCTTCTTGACTCCAACAGTGGCTcatcgtggctgctcttgatatgtgtgtgtcgcctctttaccttcttactCCATCGTTCTAATATATATCTTGGTGACACTTGGgttactcgttcaaagcttaaAACGCTTAGGGCATGACGGCACAATATCTttcttgactcgaataataagcattggcatttcacttgggctgctactgagtcgtaagtaaccacaaacttgttgaatattgagctggaaacttgttctccaacttcgtatactgaatagcctagagtgGAGTTCGTtaatcttgtgatgcaattcgccttctctctgaattgtgcttggactttcctaaacttttggtgagtgtacacatgttgaaactgaccttcaatggaggattttgttgcacacggtatcaccatatgaaaatctgcagcatctgaatCTCTCTCtacttgctccctgcttccgaggcaattatcgtattgtttgacaaattgaataagcgagctgttccgggtaataaacttgttaaaaaatgaatgcatgctcttgctcctttgtgtgcttctcatccctgcccagaagtggtgatccagataaattgaaacccatatatgacggtcttcgtAAAGATCTGCAGAATATACCCAAATAAGGCTATATTACacccaaaaacatgcaatttacacctctgctgtagATTTTAAACAACATTACCTGAAagtcacttgttgtccacaagaccatacttcagcagaaaatcattccaattcctattaAATGAATCTTTActgtgagagttccaaacaacttggttcatttcttgttcaatttctgcATGTCCATTGTACCCATTTAATTTACTTGGGATCTTCTTCGTGATGTGCCAAAAAcatccaatatacacctctgcagcagattcatagaataaaattaatttagattCATAAACAAGAACAGCATGTTACctatttgtattgtaggtggtgtcaaataaaataatatctccgaaatactcaaaggcagctctgctccttgcatcggcccaaaaagccagcttaatcgactGATTGTCCTCGAGTTtgagctcgaaaaagaaattttgattcttctctttcattcttaataaatatttcccgaattcatttgcatcttcttgttccaaAACATTCTCCACTTCTCTCGAGATGTAATTACTCACGTcttttttgataaaatttaactcgcggtgacccccagCTGCCGCAAcgaatgattggtaagttttgcttggtctgataccagcttcctcgttattctctattgtacgacgaacagacatgcttagttccctgtgctgtttaaGCATCTCTGTTTGAGTTGGACAGCATGGATGTGAATGATGCAACACGACCttcgaaatgatccaagcaccaacatccctcaatgtgtgtatataaattcttgcaggacaatttAAACCAGCTGTGGGATTTGTCTtttcggtcggagatattttagatttttatttttcctctctgctacatgtaatcaaattcttaatttcgtttcccttcttatttgtgctccgaactcttgtagaaaaacctgcagcctTCGCATAGTCCATGTAAAATtttgcagcatcttcaagggtgttaaaagtcattccaaccttgggaacaaactggtcatcaacaacacaGAAGGGTTGCAAAATACACCATGTTAAAAATAAGGATATACGATAGAGTTTCTACACGTCATAAAAAAAGTAACAATTCAACTAAAAGACACCCAAGTATTCCTGATCTACACtcaaacaacaacaactcaactaaaataacaagaaaagccataaactgtaaatacatcCAAACTTTccttaaatacacccaaaaagttctgatctacacccgaacgTTTGGTATAAAATGcacaaaattaatcaaaactagtacattagattcaattcacagtcaatgttcacgcattaatttcacagtcaatgttcacggATTATTCAGCTAGACAATCATAAATGACTAACTGCATCAAATTCAGATTCAATAATTAATTGAAACTAAATCACACCTCAGAAACTTCGttcgattcaaattcaaaatccacttTGCCCtggttcagctgacaatctgaagctgaatcatccattatcttcaaaacgatttcaaaacttgatttcaaaaaccatgaaaatcgaaaaaaaatgaaGCAAGAATACAGAGAGAGAAACACACGTAAATGACGAAGAAACCAGTGATAAACGCACGTAAAACAacgaatgaaaaggcaaagagagaacgcacgaaggagatcgaacaaatttggcaagaaactcgaaaaaggaaacgaaatcttttgaaaaatggaagttaTATATTCGCACGTTAATTGATTTTGATTGATTTAAAGTATGTTAAAGAGGCGCGTGAAACATAGATGCCACAAGAGACGCGTTTGAAGGTAAAGGACTTATAAGACTTGTAAGCGTTCATTGCTTGTATGCAGAGATtaatccaaaatcaattttattttaaattatcatcaagttatatgaTAATGTTGCATCTTTTTATAACTTATCCAAACCCTATCCTATCCTCTCTGTTGTCACCTCTAATAACTACTCTATCCTAACTAAATCTCTAATGAGATAAAAAATAGTAATGtaacattatattttaattaaatttctggcataaaaatacaaaataataatttatgatatTCTATCCaaaattaaatcttaattattcccaaaatattaaaaccaaattatataaatagtcaatcgaaatataaacaaaaattatcgaaaatacaaaataaattctTCTTAACGGAAAGAATTACTAAAGACTTCGTACACaaaacaaatatgaaaatataatactcaaaaaaaaaaaaaatctgatcaTTTATTCTCTAATAATTCTAACTCTAACTAATTGAAAAAGTCATACATTAGTTTAAACTTAACGatttatttatgttacttttatgatagtatatatataaaaaatatctcttCTTAAACTTATCAATTTGATAGGTTGTAAATTTATATGAGttgcaaacaaaattaaaatatttaactataaattattattttttaaccaaaaataaagaatttactATAATTTTTGTCTTCTAATATCCAATTTCCAACTCATAGAGAAACATCGCTTTTTAATAAAttagtatggagagactatgccatttgagttataactgattggttttttttagaatatgtgttaataaatttataatatttttttgaattaaaatcaTTATTGTTAGAAGATTTCCCTCAAATTGGAAATGGGTACATGACTAATTGAGTCAAGAGAGGGGTTAGCGTGCCTCGTGGGTGGGTTAGAAACTTAGAATACTTTTTTAAATGAAACGGCAAACTAACGGGCGGTTAAGTGGAGCCCACTAAAAGCCCACGGATTTGACACCCTCTTTGTACCGAAGAGCCCGGGCCCCACTCTCCATTCTCCCACTCTCTATAAGAAGAAACGCCCGAGAACACAACCATTGCTCTTTTCGCAACCAAAACCCATCACTTTGTCTCTTATTCTCTCATTCTCGCATTCTCGCATTGCCAAATCTAAACCCCTTGTATTTTCTGTTTGTTTCCCGAGAAAATTGAAAAATCTCTATCATGGAGCGGTTCGACAACGACGACCTTCAGTACGTTGTCCATGACTACTTCGACTTCTCTGACTTCGAAGACGACGTTGCACTCACCAATTCTGATCCTTTGGATGACTCCGACCTCGATGAAAGCTTCCAGACGGTAACGATTCGATACCGGCTTTACTCttgttttgttctatgattgattGCGATTTGGAATGAAACCGTCTACACCGTGAGAGGTTTATTTGTTTGATGTATATTCATTTGTTTGCTATTGTGTTTGGCAGAGTAATTCGAAGACTGATACGTCTGCTTCGGAAgctagaaaagggaaagatatacaGGGGATTCCATGGGAGAAGCTTAACTACAGCAGACAGAAGTACCGCGAGACTCGATTGAAGCAGTACAAGAACTACGAGAACCTCTCGCATTCTCGCGAGGATCTCGACAAGGTGAACACCTCAGCTGCTTCACGCTTTCACTTCTTATTCAGATGAAAATTATGAAATACTAATTCTAATTCGTTTCTGAACACtctgtttatttgtttatttggcAGGAGTGTTTGGAAGTGCAGAAGGGGAAGGCCTTCTATGACTTCCAGTTCAACACAAGGCTTGTAAAATCCACAATTATCCATTTTCAGGTAGAGACTTTTCTTCATTTATACTTAAACTTAGTTCTTAGGCATTCTTGGGGAAAGAGTGTTATTTCATTTGCACTGATATGTGTTTGATTTGAACAGAGCTTGtagtaatttaaaattattaaaaaccaTAAATCTTGGCTTGTGTTCCTTGCTTTGATAAATTTTCATcatagttaatttttttcttcttctttggaacGATTTTATCATGTGGATATTGGCTACACTGCATCCAGGGAGTTCTTATATTTCGTAGCCAATAGCCTTACCTGGTGATAATGTTATTTGGCCATAACGAGTTTTGCTATGCATAATTTTGTGCTCAAGTTTTGCAGGATTCAGTTATTTGTATTGTTCCTTTGCATACGGATGGAATTAAAGGCCGCGACTCTTTTATATATGGATTTAAACTAATGCCTGTGGGGATTTTTCATGCACTTGCTTCCAATCAACTCACAGTTTGACAAGCTTATAAGACTAAATTTCAAAAAACCTCGATCTTTTacaaacttattattttttaaaccacTCTACCCTGGTCATTTCATGAAATTGCcattttgtgaaaaataaaattagaagatGGTAAATTATAATATGTTTCAACAGGTTTCTTTTTTAGAAATTTCCCGGCTTGAAGGCTTTAAGCAAGAACTTGTTTCAGActtctctcttttctcccttttaaACAGATGTTTCTCAAGCACTATTTCATAACGCTATGCCACTTCAGCTCTTGGAATTTTAGTAAAATTCCAATTTTGCTAGAAAGTATCTTCTAAGATGCCAAATATTGTTCTGTACAGAAAAGATAGTTTCTTGCCAATTTATGGATATGGATGCATCAAGGCTATGGTATGACTTGAAAACTTATAAATAATTTGGTGATTTTCCTGTGGGAAGAGATTTTGTTACACTTGTAAGATGTGTTTACATCCAACGGAATGACGGACTAAAATGAATTGCTGGTATGTCAAATGAATTGCTGAGTAAACTTCAGTACCCATGAATTGCATAATGGCTTACTTTGCTAATTGTTATTTAGCTAAGTCATGATCTATGAGAGATTATTACTCGAATATTTTTTGAAccaaaaaatttctatttttacTCTTGAATAGCTATTACTGGTGGAAGGGTGATTTTATACTGTATACAACTTCTGACTATGCAACCATACCGTCATATTTACTACTTGTCTTAAATTTAGTACTAACACAGTTCCACAGTTGTCATTATAATTTTAATGGTGCGACAACAACATTTAGTTAATAATTCTTAAGCCAAGATGTCATAACTCTTTAAGTGTGGTTTCTTACACGTTGACGAACTTTCAATTCTGTTATGTTtcctgttattattattttttttatgtatcatTATTACTTTTGTAATTGATATATATATCTCCACACAAGTCTTAACCTGTTTCTGCATCTGGGccttttatttctcttattatgTCCGCTTTTAGCAGGTGGGAAGTGAGCAGCTTGGCAGGGCATTATTTTATGGTATGATAGGAAAATTATCTGACCACATTTGAGAGGGATCTAACAATATTTCTTAAATTAGTGTTGACTGTTCATTTGCCCTTATCAAGAAGGGTATTACTCTTCATTTTTGGCTGTATATTTCTAGTATATTATTATTgtgttgattcttttgtttcgATCAACATTTATGTGTAGATCACTTACATTGCTTTGAAAAATTCTTGGCTATTTCACAGAAGTGCGGATtccatattttataatcataaagcACTTGATTTAATTTGTTGGAAAGATGTATGGTTGAGggtgttatatacttatattttctAGCTGGGCTTAGATCATACGGTCACATTATacatgggtagttaggttgttgATTGTCGTGATTTTGCATGATTGTTCACAAGTTtagcttattttctttatttttgttgacCACTTGGGTGAtaacattgatgtgatcaatatgtTTCTCATCTGTGCAGCTGAGGAATTTATTGTGGGCGACATCCAAGCATGATGTATACCTTATGCAAAACTACTCGGTGATGCATTGGTCCTCATTACAACAAAGGGGTAAAGAAGTTTTTAATGTGGCCACACCCATAGTTCCGACCCTTGTAAGTGGCCGATTAATTGATCACCTGTGTGCTGCGTTTCGTTTGTCATAACTCATTGGATTTTAAGTGATATGGTGTTTGTTTGCAGGAGTGCCCTGGACTTTTAGCTCGGCCCGTCTACAGAGTTCAAATAAGCACCATGGTAGTCAAGGAAAATTTGGTGGTGGCAGGTGGTTTTCATGGCGAGCTCGTTTGCAAGGTAGGGTGGACCAAATATCTTAAAATTGAATAGGAGGCCCGTTTTCTTATCATCTTATGCGTGTGTTACTTGTGAACCAGAATTTGCGGCATCCTGGTGTTGCATTCTGCAGTAAAATAACTCCTGGTAATGCCATAACCAATGCTGTTGATGTTTACCGCCATCCAAGGTAAGCAGCTAAACGCAGAACCTTATGCTGGACGTgttgatttttgttttgttttgctttGCGACTAACCCTTCTCTTTGCAGTGGGTCGCTGAGGGTTGTTGCAGCAAATAATGATTCCCAAGTTCAGACGTTCGATGCAGAAAATTTTGCTTCCGTGGGTTGTTTTCAATATGATTGGTCTGTTAATGTGAGTGTCATCAGCTGTTATTGCTGTTGCTATAAATCTTCATTTCGGGCGACACTTTCACAAACACTAATTGTGCTCTTTTACATATATTTGCCTTTGCAGAATACTTCTGTCAGTCCAGATGGCAGGTTGATGGCTATTCTTGGTGACAGTGCTGAGTGCTTGTTAGCTGATGCCAACTCCGGGAAGGTACGCTCAAGTTATACTTGTTCCAGTTCACTTTTGTTCTCTTTTATCTACCAATGTCAATTTTTCTTTATACCTATCTGGATCAATGTGCTTTGATACAAAAGCAGTGATAGACAAAAGGACTTTTAAGGGAGCAGTTGTTTTCCAGAGGACTATTATCCATAATGTTCCAATTTAATTCCTGATTTTAACTGTTTTGATATTGCATCTTCTAGGTTGTTGGGAGCCTAAAAGGGCACTTGGACTACTCTTTCTCGTCTGCTTGGCACCCAGATGGAAGAATATTGGCTACGGGGAACCAGGACACAACATGCAGGTTATGGGACATAAGGAACCTTTCAGAATCCGTAGGTGTGCTCAAGGGAAGAATGGGTGCAATAAGAGCCTTAAGGTTCACATCTGATGGGAAGTTCTTGGCCATGGCTGAGCCAGCAGACTTTGTCCATATATTTGACTCCAAGTCTGGCTATGTGCAAGCTCAAGAGATTGATCTATTTGGTGAAATTGCTGGGATATCCTTTAGCCCGGACACGGAGGCCTTATTTATTGGTATTGCCGACCGTACCTATGGAAGCTTGTTAGAGTTCATCAGAAAACGTGACAATAATTACCTTGCCTCTATGTTTTAATTGAGTGGAGTGTTCCTTCAGATATACAGCAAGCTACACTCCATGTGCATGCAAATAAGTTTTTATGCAATGGGTTATTTGCTGTTCAATTTTATAAGCAAAGTTGTAAATTTTGGTCTCTAGGCAGCTGCTGCTTATCTGAGAGAGAGCTCGAGTAGATtatgagcttttttttttttcttttttttttgtgcgtGTGTATAAATATAGCCTTGATTGCTATTGTATATCGGAGACAATAGAATCGAGTAATAATATTTATAGTTATTAGTTATATTATCTGAGAGAGCGCTCCagtagtataa is a window from the Arachis hypogaea cultivar Tifrunner chromosome 17, arahy.Tifrunner.gnm2.J5K5, whole genome shotgun sequence genome containing:
- the LOC112766555 gene encoding uncharacterized WD repeat-containing protein C2A9.03 isoform X3; translated protein: MNCCRWEVSSLAGHYFMLRNLLWATSKHDVYLMQNYSVMHWSSLQQRGKEVFNVATPIVPTLECPGLLARPVYRVQISTMVVKENLVVAGGFHGELVCKNLRHPGVAFCSKITPGNAITNAVDVYRHPSGSLRVVAANNDSQVQTFDAENFASVGCFQYDWSVNNTSVSPDGRLMAILGDSAECLLADANSGKVVGSLKGHLDYSFSSAWHPDGRILATGNQDTTCRLWDIRNLSESVGVLKGRMGAIRALRFTSDGKFLAMAEPADFVHIFDSKSGYVQAQEIDLFGEIAGISFSPDTEALFIGIADRTYGSLLEFIRKRDNNYLASMF
- the LOC112766555 gene encoding uncharacterized WD repeat-containing protein C2A9.03 isoform X6; the encoded protein is MQNYSVMHWSSLQQRGKEVFNVATPIVPTLECPGLLARPVYRVQISTMVVKENLVVAGGFHGELVCKNLRHPGVAFCSKITPGNAITNAVDVYRHPSGSLRVVAANNDSQVQTFDAENFASVGCFQYDWSVNNTSVSPDGRLMAILGDSAECLLADANSGKVVGSLKGHLDYSFSSAWHPDGRILATGNQDTTCRLWDIRNLSESVGVLKGRMGAIRALRFTSDGKFLAMAEPADFVHIFDSKSGYVQAQEIDLFGEIAGISFSPDTEALFIGIADRTYGSLLEFIRKRDNNYLASMF
- the LOC112766555 gene encoding uncharacterized WD repeat-containing protein C2A9.03 isoform X4, giving the protein MNCWWEVSSLAGHYFMLRNLLWATSKHDVYLMQNYSVMHWSSLQQRGKEVFNVATPIVPTLECPGLLARPVYRVQISTMVVKENLVVAGGFHGELVCKNLRHPGVAFCSKITPGNAITNAVDVYRHPSGSLRVVAANNDSQVQTFDAENFASVGCFQYDWSVNNTSVSPDGRLMAILGDSAECLLADANSGKVVGSLKGHLDYSFSSAWHPDGRILATGNQDTTCRLWDIRNLSESVGVLKGRMGAIRALRFTSDGKFLAMAEPADFVHIFDSKSGYVQAQEIDLFGEIAGISFSPDTEALFIGIADRTYGSLLEFIRKRDNNYLASMF
- the LOC112766555 gene encoding uncharacterized WD repeat-containing protein C2A9.03 isoform X2 encodes the protein MSAFSRWEVSSLAGHYFMLRNLLWATSKHDVYLMQNYSVMHWSSLQQRGKEVFNVATPIVPTLECPGLLARPVYRVQISTMVVKENLVVAGGFHGELVCKNLRHPGVAFCSKITPGNAITNAVDVYRHPSGSLRVVAANNDSQVQTFDAENFASVGCFQYDWSVNNTSVSPDGRLMAILGDSAECLLADANSGKVVGSLKGHLDYSFSSAWHPDGRILATGNQDTTCRLWDIRNLSESVGVLKGRMGAIRALRFTSDGKFLAMAEPADFVHIFDSKSGYVQAQEIDLFGEIAGISFSPDTEALFIGIADRTYGSLLEFIRKRDNNYLASMF
- the LOC112766555 gene encoding uncharacterized WD repeat-containing protein C2A9.03 isoform X5, with product MLRNLLWATSKHDVYLMQNYSVMHWSSLQQRGKEVFNVATPIVPTLECPGLLARPVYRVQISTMVVKENLVVAGGFHGELVCKNLRHPGVAFCSKITPGNAITNAVDVYRHPSGSLRVVAANNDSQVQTFDAENFASVGCFQYDWSVNNTSVSPDGRLMAILGDSAECLLADANSGKVVGSLKGHLDYSFSSAWHPDGRILATGNQDTTCRLWDIRNLSESVGVLKGRMGAIRALRFTSDGKFLAMAEPADFVHIFDSKSGYVQAQEIDLFGEIAGISFSPDTEALFIGIADRTYGSLLEFIRKRDNNYLASMF
- the LOC112766555 gene encoding uncharacterized WD repeat-containing protein C2A9.03 isoform X1, whose protein sequence is MERFDNDDLQYVVHDYFDFSDFEDDVALTNSDPLDDSDLDESFQTSNSKTDTSASEARKGKDIQGIPWEKLNYSRQKYRETRLKQYKNYENLSHSREDLDKECLEVQKGKAFYDFQFNTRLVKSTIIHFQLRNLLWATSKHDVYLMQNYSVMHWSSLQQRGKEVFNVATPIVPTLECPGLLARPVYRVQISTMVVKENLVVAGGFHGELVCKNLRHPGVAFCSKITPGNAITNAVDVYRHPSGSLRVVAANNDSQVQTFDAENFASVGCFQYDWSVNNTSVSPDGRLMAILGDSAECLLADANSGKVVGSLKGHLDYSFSSAWHPDGRILATGNQDTTCRLWDIRNLSESVGVLKGRMGAIRALRFTSDGKFLAMAEPADFVHIFDSKSGYVQAQEIDLFGEIAGISFSPDTEALFIGIADRTYGSLLEFIRKRDNNYLASMF